The following coding sequences lie in one Arachis hypogaea cultivar Tifrunner chromosome 4, arahy.Tifrunner.gnm2.J5K5, whole genome shotgun sequence genomic window:
- the LOC112796357 gene encoding chitinase-like protein 2, with protein MKKMNNNKNPTISWVLMLLFVVCVVNAQSSVKPVVKIVKGKKLCDKGWECKGFSAYCCNETISDFFQTYQFENLFAKRNSPVAHAVGFWDYQSFITAAALYQPLGFGTTGGKLGGMKEVAAFLGHVGSKTSCGYGVATGGPLAWGLCYNKELSPDKYYCDDYYKLTYPCTPGAAYYGRGAIPIYWNYNYGKIGEALKVNLLDHPEYIEQNATLAFQAAIHTWMTPPDKHIPSPHDAFHANWKPTKNDTLAKRVPGFGATINVLYGDQVCGQGSDGDDMNNVISHYLYYLDLMGVGREEAGPHDVLSCAEQKPFKPAGPPSSSTT; from the exons ATGAAGAAGATGAACAATAACAAGAATCCAACAATATCATGGGTTTTgatgttgttgtttgttgtttgtgTGGTTAATGCACAATCATCGGTGAAGCCGGTGGTGAAGATAGTGAAGGGGAAAAAGCTTTGTGACAAAGGGTGGGAGTGTAAGGGTTTCTCTGCTTATTGTTGTAATGAGACAATCTCTGATTTCTTCCAAACTTACCAGTTTGAGAACCTCTTTGCAAAGAGGAATTCCCCGGTGGCTCATGCCGTCGGATTCTGGGATTACCAGTCGTTCATCACGGCCGCCGCGCTCTACCAGCCTCTTGGGTTCGGGACCACCGGTGGAAAGCTTGGTGGCATGAAAGAGGTTGCTGCTTTTCTTGGTCATGTGGGAAGCAAGACTTCTT GTGGATATGGGGTGGCAACAGGGGGACCCTTAGCATGGGGATTATGTTACAACAAGGAACTGAGTCCAGATAAATACTACTGTGATGACTACTACAAGTTGACCTATCCATGCACCCCTGGCGCCGCTTATTATGGCCGTGGCGCCATCCCTATTTACTG GAACTACAACTATGGAAAAATAGGAGAAGCCCTAAAGGTGAACCTATTGGACCACCCAGAATACATAGAGCAAAATGCCACGCTGGCATTCCAAGCAGCAATACACACGTGGATGACCCCACCAGACAAGCACATTCCTTCACCACACGATGCCTTTCATGCCAACTGGAAGCCAACTAAGAATGACACGTTGGCAAAGCGGGTCCCAGGTTTTGGTGCCACAATCAATGTTCTCTACGGTGACCAAGTTTGTGGCCAGGGTTCTGATGGTGATGACATGAACAACGTTATTTCTCATTACCTCTATTATCTTGATCTCATGGGTGTTGGCCGAGAAGAAGCTGGGCCCCATGATGTCCTCTCTTGTGCTGAGCAAAAGCCCTTTAAGCCCGCTGGGCCTCCATCTTCTTCAACAACTTGA